From a region of the Leptospira kmetyi serovar Malaysia str. Bejo-Iso9 genome:
- a CDS encoding LIC10486 family protein yields MEPSNQVNKLQEQANLMNLALESVLTEEQAVELIQGKIRDSFLLKIRIDIENRSGAVVALVSKYKNDVIEIFSLFSNSSLIRKIRSFEDSAAFALDMIEAAKSEPFDPGLSDSIGRIVYSKLTKAVLESSYANWERNDAASFVNILENQIKTSLKVNIVRIQADVEYISSLKFRAKNVFAGIIPAVNRPADEPSIGQIPETQEKTPVQRQIEQFRKPFGRVILSKTVLAPVGGVDFDELTEGDKLFFQLPIGTMDEKAMAKTLGGFDEAGNPKNVIGEFIGIAAGKGEYHIFAKGPSGVLLQAFEERPVRLAKVKSKSSGSAPAAKVDSSSGGGSLGMIIVAGVVIVLGLLVFLIMK; encoded by the coding sequence ATGGAACCGAGCAATCAAGTCAATAAATTACAGGAACAAGCGAATCTTATGAATCTCGCGCTTGAGTCTGTGCTGACGGAAGAACAAGCAGTGGAATTGATTCAAGGAAAGATCAGAGATTCTTTCCTGTTGAAGATCCGAATCGACATAGAAAACAGAAGCGGCGCGGTGGTCGCACTTGTGAGTAAATATAAAAACGACGTCATCGAAATCTTCTCCTTGTTTTCGAATTCGTCTCTGATCCGTAAGATCAGAAGTTTCGAAGATTCAGCGGCGTTCGCTCTCGACATGATCGAAGCGGCGAAGTCCGAACCTTTCGATCCCGGTCTTTCGGACAGCATCGGAAGAATCGTTTATTCCAAACTTACAAAAGCAGTATTAGAATCTTCTTATGCGAATTGGGAACGAAACGACGCGGCGAGTTTTGTGAACATTCTCGAGAATCAAATTAAAACATCATTAAAAGTGAATATAGTTCGGATTCAAGCCGACGTGGAATACATATCGAGTTTGAAGTTCAGAGCGAAGAACGTTTTCGCAGGAATTATTCCCGCTGTAAACAGACCCGCGGACGAACCTTCCATCGGACAAATTCCCGAGACTCAGGAAAAAACCCCGGTGCAAAGACAGATCGAACAATTCCGAAAACCTTTCGGAAGAGTGATTCTTTCCAAAACCGTTTTGGCTCCCGTCGGTGGAGTGGACTTCGACGAACTTACGGAAGGGGATAAACTTTTCTTTCAATTACCGATCGGAACCATGGACGAGAAAGCGATGGCCAAAACCCTCGGCGGTTTTGACGAAGCCGGTAATCCGAAGAACGTGATCGGAGAATTTATCGGCATCGCGGCGGGTAAGGGAGAATATCATATCTTTGCGAAAGGTCCTTCCGGCGTTTTACTTCAGGCTTTTGAAGAACGTCCCGTTCGTCTTGCGAAGGTCAAAAGTAAAAGTTCCGGTTCGGCTCCGGCAGCAAAGGTGGACTCTTCTTCCGGTGGCGGTTCTTTGGGAATGATCATCGTCGCAGGAGTTGTGATCGTCCTTGGTCTGCTCGTTTTTTTAATTATGAAGTAG
- the leuS gene encoding leucine--tRNA ligase produces MQYPFQEVESFWQKFWEENKSFQTNIRSSKPKFYCLDMFPYPSGAGLHVGHPEGYTATDILSRFKRMKGFEVLHPMGWDAFGLPAERYAMQTGVHPAITTKNNIDNFRRQIQMIGLSYDWSRELSTTDPDYYKFTQWIFLKLYQSWFNPELKKAESIEALVVRFSQKGSEGLDYRQFSAEEWKQFSVADQEKILSDFRLVYQAEIPVNWCEALGTVLANEEVEEWVDKGYEVVRKPMRQYMMRITAYADRLLADLKLVEWPVSTLEMQKNWIGKSEGLEITFPFKKSLPSGLDGIRIFTTRPDTIFGVTYMVVAPEHPIVAEITTPEQKQKVEEYQKASSLKSDLDRTELSKEKTGVFTGTYVLNPADPTKEIPVWISDYVLYGYGTGAIMAVPAHDQRDFEFAKAFGLKILPVIQGEVADAAFDSKTSTCINSSSAEVSIDGLDYSSASSKIIAWAENKKIGKKKIQFKLRDWLFARQRYWGEPIPLVHYPSGVTKPIPESELPLELPNLEEFKPSGTGESPLALAKDWLKYKDPETGEIGTRETNTMPQWAGSCWYYLRYIDPKNGKLFCDPELEKKWMPVDLYVGGSEHAVLHLLYSRFWHKFLYDIGVVSTVEPFGKLIHQGLILGEDKRKMSKSLGNVVNPDDVIQEYGADSLRLFEMFMGPLEMVKPWSTRGVEGVFRFLNRIWRLFHTGEGESFRLDDVVPTSEELKVLHKTIQKVSEDIPNFSFNTAISQLMIFVNEFTPTDRRPKEVLEAFILLLAPFAPHLAEELWKRSGKSGSLTYEKFPEADPQFLVESEILIVVQVNGKLRDEFKAPKDVSQADAISMAKNLEKISGILEGKTIRKEIYVPGKLVNLVIG; encoded by the coding sequence ATGCAATATCCGTTTCAGGAAGTAGAATCTTTTTGGCAAAAATTCTGGGAAGAAAACAAAAGCTTTCAGACAAACATCCGGTCTTCTAAACCGAAATTCTACTGCTTGGATATGTTTCCTTATCCGTCCGGCGCCGGACTTCACGTAGGCCACCCGGAAGGATATACTGCGACCGACATTCTTTCCCGTTTTAAAAGAATGAAAGGTTTCGAAGTCCTTCATCCTATGGGTTGGGACGCCTTCGGACTCCCTGCGGAACGTTATGCGATGCAGACCGGAGTCCATCCCGCAATCACGACCAAAAACAATATCGATAACTTCCGCCGTCAGATTCAAATGATCGGCCTTTCTTACGATTGGTCCCGAGAATTGTCCACAACAGACCCGGATTATTATAAATTCACGCAGTGGATCTTTCTCAAACTCTATCAATCCTGGTTCAATCCCGAACTTAAAAAAGCGGAATCCATCGAAGCGCTTGTCGTAAGATTCTCCCAAAAAGGCTCGGAAGGCCTGGATTACAGACAATTCAGCGCGGAAGAATGGAAACAATTCTCCGTTGCGGATCAAGAGAAGATTCTTTCCGATTTCAGACTCGTTTATCAGGCCGAAATCCCCGTAAACTGGTGCGAAGCGCTGGGAACCGTTCTCGCCAACGAAGAAGTGGAAGAATGGGTGGACAAGGGTTACGAAGTCGTTCGTAAACCGATGCGCCAATATATGATGAGAATCACCGCGTATGCGGATCGTCTTCTCGCGGATTTAAAACTGGTCGAATGGCCCGTTTCCACTTTGGAAATGCAAAAGAATTGGATCGGCAAAAGCGAAGGACTCGAGATCACATTTCCGTTTAAAAAATCCCTTCCGAGCGGGCTCGACGGAATTCGAATTTTTACCACAAGACCGGATACGATTTTCGGTGTGACGTATATGGTTGTCGCGCCCGAACATCCGATCGTAGCCGAGATCACCACTCCCGAACAAAAACAAAAAGTCGAAGAATATCAAAAGGCTTCTTCCTTAAAAAGCGACTTGGATCGTACCGAACTCAGTAAGGAAAAGACAGGAGTTTTTACGGGAACTTACGTTCTCAATCCGGCCGATCCTACGAAAGAAATTCCGGTTTGGATCAGCGACTACGTGTTATACGGATACGGAACCGGAGCGATCATGGCGGTTCCCGCGCACGATCAACGCGACTTCGAGTTCGCAAAGGCCTTCGGATTAAAAATTCTTCCCGTGATTCAAGGCGAAGTTGCGGACGCAGCCTTCGATTCGAAAACTTCTACTTGTATCAATTCTTCCTCCGCGGAAGTTTCCATCGACGGTTTGGATTATTCTTCCGCGTCTTCCAAGATCATCGCTTGGGCGGAAAACAAAAAGATCGGTAAGAAAAAAATTCAGTTCAAACTCAGGGATTGGCTTTTTGCGAGACAAAGATACTGGGGAGAACCGATTCCTCTCGTTCATTATCCGTCCGGGGTCACCAAACCGATTCCGGAATCCGAACTTCCATTAGAACTTCCTAATTTAGAAGAATTTAAACCTTCCGGCACGGGAGAATCTCCCCTCGCACTCGCCAAAGATTGGCTGAAATACAAGGACCCGGAAACCGGAGAAATCGGAACCAGAGAAACGAACACGATGCCTCAGTGGGCCGGTTCCTGCTGGTATTATCTGCGTTATATCGATCCGAAAAACGGAAAGTTATTCTGCGATCCGGAACTGGAAAAAAAATGGATGCCCGTCGATCTTTACGTGGGCGGCTCCGAACACGCGGTGTTGCACCTTCTTTATTCCAGATTCTGGCATAAGTTCTTATACGATATCGGAGTGGTTTCCACGGTGGAACCTTTCGGAAAATTGATTCACCAAGGTTTGATCCTCGGAGAAGACAAACGCAAAATGTCCAAGTCCTTGGGCAACGTTGTCAATCCCGACGACGTCATTCAAGAATACGGAGCGGACAGTCTTCGACTTTTCGAGATGTTCATGGGACCTCTCGAAATGGTGAAACCTTGGAGCACGAGAGGCGTGGAAGGAGTATTCCGTTTCTTAAATCGGATCTGGAGACTCTTTCATACCGGCGAGGGAGAATCTTTCCGTCTCGACGACGTAGTTCCGACCTCGGAAGAATTGAAAGTGCTTCATAAAACGATTCAAAAAGTCTCGGAAGACATCCCGAACTTTTCGTTCAACACGGCGATTTCTCAACTGATGATCTTTGTGAACGAGTTCACACCGACGGATCGAAGACCGAAAGAGGTTTTGGAAGCGTTCATTCTTCTTTTGGCTCCGTTTGCACCTCACCTCGCGGAAGAACTTTGGAAACGTTCCGGTAAAAGCGGTTCTTTAACCTACGAAAAATTTCCCGAAGCCGATCCGCAATTTTTGGTCGAATCCGAGATTCTCATCGTGGTTCAGGTAAACGGAAAACTCAGAGACGAATTCAAAGCGCCGAAGGATGTTTCTCAAGCCGATGCGATTTCAATGGCGAAGAATCTCGAGAAAATCAGCGGGATTTTAGAAGGGAAAACGATCCGAAAGGAAATCTACGTTCCCGGAAAACTGGTCAATCTCGTAATCGGTTGA